The sequence AAAGCCATTTGACCAAAGTATTCCGGAGAGGCGCCATAACGGTATTCTCCATCCACATAGTCTGCTACTCCAGCATTAGGATATACGGAAACCGGAAGAACAAGGCTGCCCTGTAAAGATTTCAGCGCTCTCTTGATTCCATTCGGCCCGGTACGGCAGTTGAAGCCGATGATGTCGGCCCCGTCGTCTTCCAGAATGCGGAAGGCCTCAGGCAATGTCAATCCATCCAGCGTACGTGCAGATTCATCCACGGCTAACTGGCAGATGACAGGTAGTGGGCTAAGCTTACGAACTGCTCTCAGCGCCAGATGAAGCTCCTCCACATCATAGAAGGTTTCCAGCATAATACCATCTGGTTCTTCTTCCAGCAGTGCTGTAATCTGCTGCGAGAAATATTTCTTCAACTCTGAGGATGAGAGATTCGCACGTTTACCGGCACGAATGGAACCAACAGCTCCGACAACATATCCGTCATCTCCGGCAGCACGGCGAGCAATCCTTACGCCGGCGCGATTAATCTCTTCAACTTTGGTCTCCAGTCCATATTTCGACAACTTGTCATAGTTCGCTGAGAAGGTATTACTCTCAAGCAGCACTGCCCCAGCCTCTATATAACTGCGATGCACATCTTCAATGACCCCGGGTGAGGTTAAATTTAATTCTTCGTAGGAAATGCCAACTGGGAAGCCTTTCTGATATAAAAAGGTACCCATCGCTCCATCTCCGACCAGCACTTTTTTTGCCCATGCGGAACGTAAATCCGGCTTCACTGCAGACCCTCCCCTGACATTAGTTTCATACTAATGTAACATAAAACGGGATGATTGATAAGCTTTTGCAAGGAAAAGCATTCTTGACGCCCGCTTATTAGTAACAACTCTAGTTAGTTAATTTTAAATGTGCTGGCTATCTGTAATAGCTCCTCAGACATCTTGGCTAGAGCAGAAGATGCACTGTGTACTTCTTCTACAGTAGCTAATTGTTCCTCAGCTGAAGCAGAAACACTTTGTGTGCCGTCTGATGTTTCACTGATAATCACCGAAATGGCTTCGAAGCTTGCGACCAAGTTTTTGGTATCAGAGGACATATCTTCAGCAGCAGCCGATACTTCATGAATCTCTGCAGCTACACCACTCATTGCCAATTCAATCTTATCAAAAGCTTGGCCAGCCAGTGAAACTGCATGGATCCCAATACGCACTTCTGCTTCGCCTTGAAGAACCTTGTTCACACTATTCTCAGTCTCAAACTGTATGTTCTTAATGACCTCGGCAACCTGCTTACCTGATAGGGCCGTTTGATCAGCAAGTTTTTTAACTTCTGCGGCGACAACCGCAAAACCTCTTCCCGCGTCGCCAGCTCGTGCAGCTTCAATAGAAGCATTCAAGGATAATAGATTGGTCTGACTTGCTATCTCGGAAATAAAGCTGATGATTGTTCCAATCTCCTTCGATTTCTCTCCAAGAGACTTAACAGATGTAGCGACCTCAGTAGAATTCGCCTGAATCGATGACATTTGATCAATCGCAGTTTGGACAGCATTGGACCCCTCTACAACTACCAGAGAAGCATTTACTGCTGATTGACTAACACTTTGAGCACTTTCGGCGATTAGTATCGCTTGTTCATCCATTCCATGCACCAGCTTAACGCTTCTGCTTATGCTCTCCACTTGCTTCTCGGTCCCTTGTGCAAGATCCTCTGTTACGTGGGCGATATGTTCAGTCGCAAGGCTTGTCTGTTCCGCTCCAGCAGTCAGTTCCTCCGCTGAGGCAGCCACCTGCTCTGCATGAAAGCCAATCTCCTGAATGAGTTTACGTAAATTATTC comes from Paenibacillus sp. 19GGS1-52 and encodes:
- a CDS encoding methyl-accepting chemotaxis protein; its protein translation is MMKFIQLFRAKSIKQRLYMGFGIVLILLVLLGTIGYTYIAQINTTYTDLLNKEVKTIGLVKDMNTTIEAEHANVSDFIISGDAKKFEAYADHRVDFIAIYAQLDKLITDRDKRQILAGLDLLQQQFIVISDKMIDAKNKGKQADIVDIAVNQSEVLDKFVEVARKLVITKQAEANAEIAVAHDQAKSIQLTIAIIGVLSLLTAALSAILISMQISKPIKQLQAAAIKIASNDLTINEIHIKNKDELGDLANAFNLMSNNLRKLIQEIGFHAEQVAASAEELTAGAEQTSLATEHIAHVTEDLAQGTEKQVESISRSVKLVHGMDEQAILIAESAQSVSQSAVNASLVVVEGSNAVQTAIDQMSSIQANSTEVATSVKSLGEKSKEIGTIISFISEIASQTNLLSLNASIEAARAGDAGRGFAVVAAEVKKLADQTALSGKQVAEVIKNIQFETENSVNKVLQGEAEVRIGIHAVSLAGQAFDKIELAMSGVAAEIHEVSAAAEDMSSDTKNLVASFEAISVIISETSDGTQSVSASAEEQLATVEEVHSASSALAKMSEELLQIASTFKIN